In Ancylothrix sp. D3o, one genomic interval encodes:
- the tumA gene encoding antitoxin TumA, whose translation MRKKTIEYTSPLDALVAVQKRLSLYEKRHQMESEEFFEQYNQGLVPDDALFIEWANDYRHYLALHQEIPQQR comes from the coding sequence ATGCGTAAAAAAACCATTGAATACACATCGCCATTAGATGCTTTAGTTGCCGTCCAAAAGCGGTTGAGTTTATATGAAAAACGGCATCAGATGGAATCTGAAGAATTCTTTGAGCAATACAATCAAGGGTTAGTACCAGATGATGCTCTATTTATAGAATGGGCAAATGATTATCGTCATTACCTAGCTCTGCATCAAGAAATACCGCAACAGCGATAG
- a CDS encoding HAD-IIIA family hydrolase gives MTTQPPLLLLDKDGTLVKPKSRQRFVQNPWDQKPIVGVQKVVTQYKQDGWNIVICSNQGGVEAGHKTLQEAMQEMRFCLELFPEIEECYFCPDLQGKKCLRYWRNEDWQDNHILYSPTSNQTVELKLQGKFRKPGPGMLLLARDIHNASECLFVGDRPEDKAAAEAADIPFVWAKEFIAK, from the coding sequence ATGACAACTCAGCCACCGTTACTTTTACTTGACAAAGATGGGACTCTTGTTAAACCAAAGTCAAGGCAGAGATTCGTTCAGAACCCTTGGGATCAAAAGCCTATTGTAGGTGTACAAAAAGTTGTAACCCAATACAAGCAAGATGGCTGGAATATTGTTATTTGCTCCAACCAAGGGGGTGTTGAAGCCGGCCATAAAACCCTACAAGAAGCTATGCAAGAGATGAGATTTTGCTTAGAACTTTTCCCTGAGATTGAAGAATGCTACTTCTGCCCTGATTTGCAAGGTAAAAAATGTCTACGCTATTGGAGAAACGAGGATTGGCAAGACAACCATATTCTCTATAGTCCTACTTCTAATCAGACGGTAGAGCTAAAGCTTCAGGGGAAATTCAGAAAACCTGGGCCAGGGATGCTCCTTTTGGCGCGGGACATACACAATGCTTCGGAGTGTTTGTTTGTGGGAGACAGACCAGAAGATAAAGCGGCTGCGGAGGCAGCAGATATTCCCTTTGTATGGGCAAAAGAATTTATAGCTAAATAG
- a CDS encoding Uma2 family endonuclease: MIAAKDNPPNFTPEEYFVWESQQLEKHELINGQVYAMTGGSKNHSLLAARLITLFTTHLEGSGCETATSDLRVNIAQTSNYTYPDVSVTCDERDKTTTQYITYPCLIVEVLSKSTEAYDRGGKFRMYQNNPVLKDYLLVSSTSIEIDLYHKNDAGQWMIINYGAGDTIELKSINLSFPIEQVYRGLTLTPEA; the protein is encoded by the coding sequence ATGATCGCTGCCAAAGATAATCCCCCAAACTTTACCCCTGAAGAATATTTTGTCTGGGAATCTCAGCAACTAGAAAAACATGAACTGATTAACGGCCAAGTTTATGCCATGACTGGTGGTAGTAAAAATCATAGCCTCCTCGCCGCTCGACTGATTACTTTATTTACTACCCATTTAGAAGGAAGTGGTTGCGAAACAGCTACCTCAGACCTGAGAGTTAATATTGCCCAAACCTCTAATTATACCTATCCAGATGTTAGCGTCACCTGTGACGAACGGGATAAAACAACAACCCAATATATTACCTACCCCTGCTTAATCGTCGAAGTTCTCTCCAAAAGCACAGAAGCTTACGACAGGGGTGGTAAATTCAGAATGTATCAAAATAACCCGGTATTGAAAGATTACTTATTGGTTAGCTCTACCTCCATCGAAATCGACCTATACCACAAAAACGATGCAGGGCAATGGATGATTATTAACTACGGGGCCGGTGACACCATTGAACTAAAAAGCATCAATCTCTCATTCCCTATTGAGCAAGTATATCGCGGGTTGACCCTTACTCCAGAAGCTTAA